A stretch of Odocoileus virginianus isolate 20LAN1187 ecotype Illinois chromosome 31, Ovbor_1.2, whole genome shotgun sequence DNA encodes these proteins:
- the CAVIN4 gene encoding caveolae-associated protein 4 isoform X1 — protein sequence MEHNGSASNADKIHQNRLSNVTEDEDQDAALTIVTVLDKVAAIVDSVQASQKRIEERHRVMENAIKSVQIDLLKFSQSHSNTGYVINKLFEKTRKVSAHIKDVKARVEKQQTHVKKVEAKQEEIMKKNKFRVVIFQEEVQCPTSLSVVKDRSLIESPGEEDEVFDTPVDLSSDEEYFVEESRSARLRKSGKERIDNIKKAFSKENMQKTRQNFDKRVNRIRTRIVTPERRERLRQSGERLRQSGERLRQSGERFKKSISNAAPSREAFKMRGLRKTKDRAVAEGPEEVREMGVDIIARGEAPGRIGELYPEALSETDPEEASAAHPPQEGREISTPEPLKVTFKPQVKVEDDESLLLDLKQ from the exons atggagCATAATGGGTCGGCTTCAAATGCTGATAAAATCCACCAGAATCGCCTGTCGAATGTGACGGAAGATGAAGACCAAGATGCCGCTCTCACCATTGTGACCGTGCTGGACAAAGTCGCTGCCATTGTGGACAGCGTGCAGGCCAGCCAGAAGCGGATAGAGGAGAGACACAGGGTGATGGAGAATGCCATCAAGTCCGTCCAGATTGACCTGCTCAAGTTTTCACAGTCGCACAGCAACACGGGCTATGTCATTAACAAGTTGTTTGAGAAAACCCGGAAGGTCAGTGCTCACATTAAAGACGTGAAGGCCCGGGTGGAGAAGCAACAAACTCACGTTAAAAAAGTTGAAGCTAAGcaagaagaaataatgaagaagaaCAAATTCCGTGTGGTCATATTCCAG GAGGAGGTTCAGTGTCCGACGTCCCTGTCTGTCGTGAAAGACAGAAGCTTGATTGAGAGTCCAGGGGAGGAGGACGAAGTCTTCGATACCCCAGTTGATCTGTCTTCGGACGaagaatattttgttgaagagagCAGGTCTGCCAGGCTTAGAAAGTCAGGCAAGGAGCGCATTGATAACATCAAAAAGgccttttccaaagaaaacatgcagAAGACACGGCAGAATTTTGACAAGAGGGTAAACAGAATTAGGACTAGAATAGTGACCCCAGAGAGGAGAGAGCGGCTGAGGCAGTCGGGGGAGAGACTGAGGCAGTCCGGGGAGAGACTGAGGCAGTCGGGGGAGAGGTTTAAGAAATCTATTTCCAACGCTGCTCCCTCAAGGGAAGCTTTTAAGATGCGTGGCCTTCGGAAAACCAAAGACCGCGCAGTGGCTGAGGGTCCAGAAGAGGTCAGGGAGATGGGGGTGGACATCATTGCCAGGGGCGAGGCTCCGGGCCGCATCGGTGAGCTCTACCCCGAGGCGCTCAGTGAGACAGACCCTGAGGAGGCCAGTGCCGCGCATCCTCCCCAAGAAGGCAGGGAGATCTCGACCCCCGAGCCTCTAAAAGTTACTTTTAAACCCCAGGTGAAGGTAGAGGATGATGAATCTCTTTTGCTGGATTTAAAGCAGTAA
- the CAVIN4 gene encoding caveolae-associated protein 4 isoform X2, with protein MTKHELKNRLSNVTEDEDQDAALTIVTVLDKVAAIVDSVQASQKRIEERHRVMENAIKSVQIDLLKFSQSHSNTGYVINKLFEKTRKVSAHIKDVKARVEKQQTHVKKVEAKQEEIMKKNKFRVVIFQEEVQCPTSLSVVKDRSLIESPGEEDEVFDTPVDLSSDEEYFVEESRSARLRKSGKERIDNIKKAFSKENMQKTRQNFDKRVNRIRTRIVTPERRERLRQSGERLRQSGERLRQSGERFKKSISNAAPSREAFKMRGLRKTKDRAVAEGPEEVREMGVDIIARGEAPGRIGELYPEALSETDPEEASAAHPPQEGREISTPEPLKVTFKPQVKVEDDESLLLDLKQ; from the exons ATGACCAAGCATGAACTAAAG AATCGCCTGTCGAATGTGACGGAAGATGAAGACCAAGATGCCGCTCTCACCATTGTGACCGTGCTGGACAAAGTCGCTGCCATTGTGGACAGCGTGCAGGCCAGCCAGAAGCGGATAGAGGAGAGACACAGGGTGATGGAGAATGCCATCAAGTCCGTCCAGATTGACCTGCTCAAGTTTTCACAGTCGCACAGCAACACGGGCTATGTCATTAACAAGTTGTTTGAGAAAACCCGGAAGGTCAGTGCTCACATTAAAGACGTGAAGGCCCGGGTGGAGAAGCAACAAACTCACGTTAAAAAAGTTGAAGCTAAGcaagaagaaataatgaagaagaaCAAATTCCGTGTGGTCATATTCCAG GAGGAGGTTCAGTGTCCGACGTCCCTGTCTGTCGTGAAAGACAGAAGCTTGATTGAGAGTCCAGGGGAGGAGGACGAAGTCTTCGATACCCCAGTTGATCTGTCTTCGGACGaagaatattttgttgaagagagCAGGTCTGCCAGGCTTAGAAAGTCAGGCAAGGAGCGCATTGATAACATCAAAAAGgccttttccaaagaaaacatgcagAAGACACGGCAGAATTTTGACAAGAGGGTAAACAGAATTAGGACTAGAATAGTGACCCCAGAGAGGAGAGAGCGGCTGAGGCAGTCGGGGGAGAGACTGAGGCAGTCCGGGGAGAGACTGAGGCAGTCGGGGGAGAGGTTTAAGAAATCTATTTCCAACGCTGCTCCCTCAAGGGAAGCTTTTAAGATGCGTGGCCTTCGGAAAACCAAAGACCGCGCAGTGGCTGAGGGTCCAGAAGAGGTCAGGGAGATGGGGGTGGACATCATTGCCAGGGGCGAGGCTCCGGGCCGCATCGGTGAGCTCTACCCCGAGGCGCTCAGTGAGACAGACCCTGAGGAGGCCAGTGCCGCGCATCCTCCCCAAGAAGGCAGGGAGATCTCGACCCCCGAGCCTCTAAAAGTTACTTTTAAACCCCAGGTGAAGGTAGAGGATGATGAATCTCTTTTGCTGGATTTAAAGCAGTAA